GGTTTAACAATCTCACCTGAATTTTAAGATTTCTCGCTGGCAttgtaaatttttgttttaaaattaaaatgaattaCATTTTTGGGGTTCAGTATATATCTGTATTTAGATCCTTTTCTAAAATATCTATTCAATATATATGCTGTATCTTCCATATTAAGTTTGTTGCGTGCTTTGAGTAAGTAGAATGTGGCAAAAGATAACTGAATTTAAagtcatatttttttggtaaaaaactATGGTCTTATGTAAAACTGAAAAGGTTAAGTGTTTGTGGCAAGCCTAAATCTGGACGTTCTCCAATTTAAGAGGCTCCAGTTCGCTTTCAGTCAGTGCAGATAACATGGATATACACATTAATAATCTTTGTTTAGTTAGTGCAATATGTTGGtgggttggttttgtttgCTGTGGGATTCTATCTACTTTCATTGAGATTTTTACCGTGAGTCTTAAAAGtccttttgttgttgtttctttGTGTTATgatatctttttctttatatgcTAAGCTTTTGGTAAGAGCTGAACCTTGTTCCCTTTTGTGTAGGTAGTGGCCATAAAGCAACTTGATTCCAATGGGCTTCAAGGGAACAGGGAATTCCTTGTTGAAGTATTAATGTTAAGCCTACTTCACCATCCCAATCTTGTTAACTTAATAGGCTATTGTGCTGATGGTGATCAAAGGCTTTTGGTATACGAGTACATGCCATTGGGATCTTTGGAAGATCATCTACATGGTATATACAGCAGTAACAGCACTAGATTCAATTATTTCTTTGCCCAAAGttcattatttttgtcttGAGGTCTCTCTCTTTGTACTTGGTGATAAATTGATGTACACATACAATAATTGGGTCTTGCAATAGTAAAGATTCAAAGCTATAGAAATCAGTAGGATTTGACAATTATAGAACTATTTAAATTAACTGtatgaaaaataggaaaaaaaaaattactgtaTAAGATAATTCTGGAAATGATCCAAAGTCATTTAATCATGCTCTTCTTAAGGTATAGAAATCTTGCAAGCTAACCAGCTAGCCATGTTGTGGAATATTAAATGTGTCAGCGGACTCAGAGTATGGGGCTTGAGcaccatttttatttgtcttCTATTTGGTATCAGTAATGTTGTTAATCACCTTCTTGATCTCACATGCTGATATATGCCAGATCTACCACCAGACAGAAAACAACTTGACTGGAATACAAGAATGAAAATAGCTGCTGGTGCTGCAAAGGGCTTGGAGTATTTGCACGACAAAGCTAACCCCCCTGTTATTTATCGTGATCTTAAATGCTCAAACATTTTACTTGGTGAAGGCTACCATCCTAAGCTATCTGATTTTGGCTTGGCAAAGTTAGGTCCTGTAGGAGACAACACTCATGTTTCCACTAGGGTGATGGGAACCTATGGATATTGTGCGCCTGAATATGCAATGACTGGTCAGCTCACATTGAAATCAGATGTATACAGCTTTGGGGTTGTTCTTTTGGAAATCATTACCGGAAGAAAGGCAATTGACAATTCGAGGGCTGCTGGGGAACACAATTTGGTTGCATGGGTAAGAGAGTTATGCCTTCTGCTCCgctttaatatttttgtttctaaaaTCATTTTCAGGAGTAaagttttgtttcttctttataTATGCTTTCAATGTATTCTGTCAGTATTCTGTCACCTTCTTAGATTATCAGTATTCTGTCATGTTCTTATATTGGAGACCCTGCTAATTATATACCTACTTTCTGTTTTGGTAACAGGTTGAGTTTCGAATGTTATGCAACTGTGCTATGAGTTTTGATTTTCTCTATTTGAAATATGGTATATGCAATATTGACCTACTAGACGGTGTGTACTAAAACTAATCTATTGGCAACACTCAAACGAATTTCCTTATGAGTTTCCCTAACAAGTAACAGCTGTACTATTTTACGGGTGAAAGCAACAATGGGAAGAACAAGCTCTTTCTTGCTAAATGGCAGTCTTGCGAATTTCTGCTCATTCACTCTTTGTTGCAGGCCCGCCCCTTGTTTAAGGATCGGAGGAAATTTTGGCAGATTGCTGATCCACTGCTCCAAGGTCAGTATCCGGTGAGGGGAATGTATCAAGCTCTTGCCGTTGCTGCAATGTGTGTCCAGGAGCAGCCTAATATGCGACCTCTCATAGCTGATGTTGTCACAGCCCTTACTTACCTTGCTTCCCAAAAATATGATCCTGAAACGCGGTCAGTACAGAGCTCTCGCACAAGCTCATCCACTCCTAGACCTAGAAGGGAACTGTGAAGTTCATAAGGGAAGACTTATTTGATACAGTTCCGAGATAGGAAGGTTGTGATGAGAACCTAGCTGTGGCCCTGCTTGAggcttttttatttacttcCAAATTGGGGTTTTATTTGTGATTCAGAAGTCAATTGGTTGGAGCTTAGTGGTATGCTTTGTTGGCTGTACATGAAATGGTGCCTGCTTATCGAATTTTGCTCACTCCGGTAGCAGGTGCTGTGGTGGCGCCCCCTTcctgtttttctttcctccaCCCTTTTCCTTCTGTCACCTTATACAAGATTCTTTTTATGTACAATTGAGCAATGGGGTTTTGTATCTATATAGAAACTGGTATCCCATAGTCAGAGAAATTTatccaaattattttatagGAATTTTACTGATTTGGTGAATGAATCGCCTCGTCCTTTAGGCTCACAAATCACCCATCTTAGagcttttttttggtcataaCATTCATCTTAAAGCTTGAGTTGCAAAGTCTTTAGAAAATTGTGTGGTATGTGCCTAACTGCTCACTGTACCATTGTTTTATGCCAATTTTACCCCTGCTCAAAATTAGTGAAAAGGGCATTATTcgaaaaacattaaaattgcTTTAGAACTTATTTAGATGGAAAAATATAGACTTGCAGACTAGTGGTTTTttgtacttaaaaaaaagggaaaattagtaaaaaaagggaaaattagTTTTCTCGAACAgataaattgaacaaaatttgTTCACTGCACCAACTTTTTATGAGTTTTATCCCGGCTCAAAAAATGTAAGGAAATTTTGAAGAGATATATTGAACTGTTTTTTCAATGATGTTATAATTTCGGTAAAAAATATGAGATTCAATAGGCTCATTTGAGcttgattattattttattttatcattctttttgttcagagagagggagagcaACATAACCGCCATTATTAGAAAAACCCTCGTATTAAAAGGCGAATACTAAGGACTGTACGTTTATCtgattaaaacaaaaagatacTGTACGCTTAGAAAAGTGTCATACAAATACATTTGACGAAGATTATACACCTAGTAAACCATATCATCAATATtttctacattttttttcctccccCACTACATGATTATTACCATTACTTAATCAACAATCAAACAATGAATGGATAAAATTGGTTTCTCTATCGAAAACTTACAGACgatgaaagaaaacaaaactataGCTCCCTGGACTCACATGCACAGAAAGCATACTATCAAGCTTTGCACATGAGAGTATTACTATCGGGGCAGCAAACATCTATAGGGATATATCAATACAGCCTCTGCTTTGATCTGCTCTACTCTTTATCTTCCACTTGAAGGCCATTCGTCTCTTTTACCTCTGCGGTGGGACTCTGTCCCTCACTGATAGACTTGCCGTCATTTGGCTCCTCATTGTTAGCAGGTTTTCCCTGTTGCATTCAACAGGTGATGAAATTAGTCAAACAGCTCTATCAATCGTATTCTCCTATTGTTGCTTTCACATAATAGTTAAGAGTTCCAGAGTGTAACCTTGTTGCGATCACGCCAGCCAAGGCCAAATGGTCGAGATAGCAAACTGATCTTTCTTGCAGGGAACTCTTGTGTCTGGTCTTGATTGGTTTGTACAGGTAAAGATAGAGATCTGCCAGACAACCACTTCTTTTTCAACTAAACATACCAATTTCAACTACTGAGGAACAAAGCCACGCAaatctgattttattttaatttgtgttACCATATGATTGTTGATTGTATAACTGTGTATCCTTTTTAAATGAGCACCATTTCATATATATCTAGGTGTTTTAACCTATGTTGAACAGGGAAAAAGTGTTGAAAAGTAATTTTCGATTTTTAAGAGGAATATcatttcaaataaaatgaatatttGAAATATCAATAGAGAGattaataatgaaaaaaatatcaaaaatcaCATTATCTCAATCACAATTAAGGCAAGGACTAAATTAAGGTAGACATGGAAGAAAACCAAGGGTAATGAAAGGTAACAGATTAACTTTCggaaatgaataaaataagaatgCACACAAGGTTACCGTGGAGAAGGTTGTGTTTTCTGTTGACCGGATTGGTATTGCAAAGTAGCCTCCAACATTGATTCTGCCATAACAACTCTCTTTTCCATTTCAGCAAGTGCAGCTGTGGCCTCTTCATACTTCTCCTGCaagaattaatatataaaattaaagacATAATCTTGACCTGAAAATCGTGCACTCTGCAGTCACAGAATAGTTTGATTGAATTACATGCGCTAAATATCAATTTCATGCAGATAACGTACAAGATAAGGTAAAGCGTTaatttgaaagaaatgaaTTGGCTACAAGGTGCATCAAATAGGGGAAAGGGAAATGGTGAGCATCCCACATTTCTCATGTTCCATGCACCCCTAAATAAACATAAATCCAAAGGCTTAAATATAACAATAACAATTGCCGTACAATATCTGCAATTTAGACCTTATCACACGTACATTCTAAGCAGAAAAATTCAACTTTTGGAAAATTCAGGTGGGTTCCAGGTGGTATTTTATGTAATTCCAATGCTATTCACACAGAGATGAAAACTTTAAA
The Prunus dulcis chromosome 2, ALMONDv2, whole genome shotgun sequence DNA segment above includes these coding regions:
- the LOC117618680 gene encoding probable serine/threonine-protein kinase PBL7 isoform X2, with the translated sequence MSWFLCSGKSSKNAKKKKQKNKPEDQIPSISEQLKANSALSVKDSKDGGSDHIAAHTFTFRELAAATKNFRADCILGEGGFGQVYKGRLESTNKVVAIKQLDSNGLQGNREFLVEVLMLSLLHHPNLVNLIGYCADGDQRLLVYEYMPLGSLEDHLHDLPPDRKQLDWNTRMKIAAGAAKGLEYLHDKANPPVIYRDLKCSNILLGEGYHPKLSDFGLAKLGPVGDNTHVSTRVMGTYGYCAPEYAMTGQLTLKSDVYSFGVVLLEIITGRKAIDNSRAAGEHNLVAWVEFRMLCNCAMSFDFLYLKYGICNIDLLDGVY
- the LOC117618680 gene encoding probable serine/threonine-protein kinase PBL7 isoform X1, giving the protein MSWFLCSGKSSKNAKKKKQKNKPEDQIPSISEQLKANSALSVKDSKDGGSDHIAAHTFTFRELAAATKNFRADCILGEGGFGQVYKGRLESTNKVVAIKQLDSNGLQGNREFLVEVLMLSLLHHPNLVNLIGYCADGDQRLLVYEYMPLGSLEDHLHDLPPDRKQLDWNTRMKIAAGAAKGLEYLHDKANPPVIYRDLKCSNILLGEGYHPKLSDFGLAKLGPVGDNTHVSTRVMGTYGYCAPEYAMTGQLTLKSDVYSFGVVLLEIITGRKAIDNSRAAGEHNLVAWARPLFKDRRKFWQIADPLLQGQYPVRGMYQALAVAAMCVQEQPNMRPLIADVVTALTYLASQKYDPETRSVQSSRTSSSTPRPRREL